The Catenuloplanes niger genome includes a window with the following:
- a CDS encoding maleylpyruvate isomerase family mycothiol-dependent enzyme has product MDVRGMIAAERRGIADLIDSLDAGQLRAPSLCASWTVQQVAGHLVAAVSDLDAATLLLLVRSGFRVHRANDRLAVRVARRPAGELADLLRKNADNPFRPPVVGYPGQLTDLHVHGQDMRRPLGLPHALRPDALRVSLDFLVGGRAVGFTPKRRPAGLRFEATDLGWSWGAGPLVRGTGEAVLLALTGRTVVLPELDGDGVPHLTRRLHA; this is encoded by the coding sequence GTGGATGTCAGGGGCATGATCGCCGCGGAACGGCGTGGGATCGCCGACCTGATCGACTCGCTGGACGCCGGCCAGCTGCGCGCGCCCAGCCTGTGCGCGTCGTGGACCGTGCAACAGGTCGCCGGCCACCTGGTCGCCGCCGTGTCCGATCTGGACGCGGCCACACTGCTGTTGCTGGTGCGCAGCGGATTCCGCGTGCACCGGGCCAACGACCGCCTCGCCGTGCGGGTCGCGCGACGGCCGGCCGGTGAGCTGGCGGACCTGCTGCGGAAGAACGCGGACAACCCGTTCCGGCCGCCGGTCGTCGGCTATCCCGGGCAGCTCACCGACCTGCACGTGCACGGGCAGGACATGCGACGGCCGCTGGGCCTCCCGCACGCTCTCCGGCCGGACGCGCTGCGCGTGTCGCTGGACTTCCTCGTCGGCGGTCGCGCCGTCGGCTTCACGCCGAAGCGCCGCCCGGCCGGCCTGCGCTTCGAGGCGACCGACCTCGGCTGGTCGTGGGGCGCCGGCCCGCTGGTGCGCGGCACCGGCGAGGCCGTGCTGCTCGCGCTGACCGGCCGCACCGTCGTGCTCCCCGAGCTCGACGGGGACGGCGTGCCGCACCTGACCCGCCGCCTCCACGCCTGA
- a CDS encoding LLM class flavin-dependent oxidoreductase, with protein sequence MMPTALSLLDLAPIATGQTARDSFEASVELARAAERSGYQRVWYAEHHNMATIASSATSVLIGYVAAHTESIKLGSGGIMLPNHSPLVIAEQFGTLATLYPGRIDLGLGRAPGSDQVTMRALRRDHLSAESFPQDVLELQGYLTGRTRISGVQSYPKPDGEVPLFILGSSLFGAQLAAQLGLPYAFASHFAPDALHQAVQVYRDTFTPSVQLSEPYVIAGVNVIAADTHEEAEDQKTRAYRNRTRAFITRGSVGQNFTDAEIDAFLASPNGQQLAQMTRYTAVGTPEEVRDYLEAFAASIRADELITAHHAEDVAARTRSVELTGAAMTAAAAA encoded by the coding sequence ATGATGCCCACCGCACTCTCCCTGCTCGACCTCGCCCCGATCGCGACCGGCCAGACCGCGCGTGACAGCTTCGAGGCCAGCGTGGAGCTGGCCCGCGCCGCGGAGCGCAGCGGTTACCAGCGCGTCTGGTACGCCGAGCACCACAACATGGCGACGATCGCGTCGTCGGCCACGAGCGTGCTGATCGGGTACGTGGCCGCGCACACCGAGTCGATCAAGCTGGGCTCCGGTGGGATCATGCTGCCGAACCACTCGCCGCTGGTCATCGCGGAGCAGTTCGGCACGCTCGCCACGCTCTACCCCGGCCGCATCGACCTGGGTCTCGGGCGCGCACCCGGCAGCGACCAGGTCACCATGCGCGCGCTGCGCCGCGACCACCTGTCCGCCGAGTCGTTCCCGCAGGACGTCCTCGAGCTGCAGGGCTACCTGACCGGGAGGACCCGCATCTCCGGCGTGCAGTCCTACCCGAAGCCGGACGGCGAGGTCCCGCTGTTCATCCTCGGCTCGTCGCTGTTCGGCGCGCAGCTCGCCGCGCAACTCGGCCTGCCGTACGCGTTCGCCTCGCACTTCGCGCCGGACGCGCTGCACCAGGCCGTGCAGGTCTACCGGGACACGTTCACCCCGTCCGTGCAGCTGTCCGAGCCGTACGTGATCGCCGGCGTGAACGTGATCGCCGCCGACACGCACGAGGAGGCCGAGGACCAGAAGACCCGCGCGTACCGCAACCGGACCCGCGCGTTCATCACCCGCGGGTCGGTCGGCCAGAACTTCACCGACGCGGAGATCGACGCGTTCCTCGCCTCGCCTAACGGGCAGCAGCTCGCGCAGATGACCCGGTACACCGCGGTCGGCACGCCCGAGGAGGTCCGCGACTACCTGGAGGCGTTCGCCGCGTCGATCCGCGCCGACGAGCTGATCACCGCCCACCACGCCGAGGACGTCGCGGCCCGGACCAGGTCCGTGGAGCTCACCGGCGCGGCCATGACCGCGGCCGCGGCCGCCTGA
- a CDS encoding ArsR/SmtB family transcription factor yields the protein MLDECKALANETRLSILEWLKDPAAHFAHGAGDEPLGVCVGLIQQRAGCSASTVSAHLAVLQRAGFLQATRRGQWTYYRRDEARIRAFAARLHHDL from the coding sequence GTGCTGGACGAGTGCAAGGCGCTGGCGAACGAGACCCGCCTGAGCATCCTGGAGTGGCTGAAGGACCCGGCCGCGCACTTCGCGCACGGCGCCGGTGACGAGCCGCTCGGTGTCTGCGTGGGCCTGATCCAGCAGCGCGCCGGGTGCTCCGCCTCGACCGTCTCCGCGCACCTCGCCGTCCTGCAGCGTGCCGGGTTCCTGCAGGCCACCCGCCGCGGTCAGTGGACGTACTACCGCCGCGACGAGGCACGCATCCGCGCGTTCGCCGCACGCCTGCACCACGACCTGTAA
- a CDS encoding TetR/AcrR family transcriptional regulator, with amino-acid sequence MPKRVDHRERRQLIVDALMRVAATGGLEAISLRHVAAEAGVTTGMVQHYFATKDDMMRFALNGIVERTTARVEAATGRLPQPVTPAELVRMLLTTLLPLDDERRADGRVGLAFLAYSAVEPGAADLLRDNTRQMAGFLADQVRAAQAAGAAPPGLDPAAAGAGLLAAMEGLSIYVLGGHYDGDTAMRALDAHLGLIFTS; translated from the coding sequence GTGCCGAAGAGGGTCGACCACCGCGAACGCCGCCAGCTCATCGTCGACGCGCTGATGCGGGTCGCCGCGACCGGCGGTCTGGAGGCGATCAGCCTGCGGCACGTCGCCGCCGAGGCCGGCGTCACCACCGGGATGGTGCAGCACTACTTCGCGACCAAGGACGACATGATGCGGTTCGCGCTGAACGGCATCGTGGAGCGCACGACCGCCCGGGTGGAGGCGGCGACGGGCCGGCTGCCGCAGCCGGTCACCCCGGCCGAGCTGGTCCGCATGCTGCTCACCACGCTGCTGCCGCTCGACGATGAGCGGCGCGCGGACGGCCGGGTGGGCCTGGCGTTCCTCGCGTACTCCGCGGTCGAGCCCGGCGCCGCCGACCTGCTGCGGGACAACACGCGCCAGATGGCCGGTTTCCTGGCCGACCAGGTGCGGGCCGCGCAGGCCGCGGGTGCCGCCCCGCCGGGCCTCGACCCGGCGGCCGCGGGCGCGGGTCTGCTGGCGGCGATGGAAGGACTGTCGATCTACGTGCTCGGCGGCCACTACGACGGTGACACCGCGATGCGCGCGCTGGACGCCCACCTCGGCCTGATCTTCACGTCCTGA
- a CDS encoding NADH:flavin oxidoreductase/NADH oxidase, with translation MTSRLFQPLTLPAADGVGLRLRNRAFVAPMCQYSVDAEDGVPTDWHLVHLGSFATGGFGLVVTEATAVEARGRISPRDVGLHDDAQQAAHARIVEFVHSQGAAAGVQLAHAGGKASTYPSLPGMPVATVPVAERGWSTVSAADGPVLPPLDPATALDEPGITAVVEAFADSARRADEAGYDVVQIHAAHGYLLHQFLSPLTNTRTDGYGGDERGRTRLVHEVVAAVRKVWPAHKPLGIRISGTDWVPGGWDVAASARLVRALADEHGVSWVDVSSGGLGHGATIPVGPGYQVPLAAHLTDALTGTDVVVSAVGLIDHATQAETILATGQAHAVSVGRAALRNPHWATQAAADLGVPAADRPYAPQYWRAGW, from the coding sequence GTGACCAGCCGACTGTTCCAGCCCCTCACCCTGCCCGCGGCCGACGGCGTGGGCCTGCGCCTGCGCAACCGCGCGTTCGTCGCCCCGATGTGCCAGTACTCCGTCGACGCCGAGGACGGCGTGCCGACCGACTGGCACCTGGTCCACCTCGGCTCGTTCGCGACCGGCGGCTTCGGCCTGGTCGTCACGGAGGCCACCGCGGTCGAGGCGCGCGGCCGGATCTCGCCGCGCGACGTCGGCCTGCACGACGACGCGCAGCAGGCCGCGCACGCCCGGATCGTCGAGTTCGTCCACTCCCAGGGCGCGGCCGCCGGCGTCCAGCTCGCGCACGCCGGCGGGAAGGCCTCCACCTACCCCTCGCTGCCCGGCATGCCCGTCGCCACCGTGCCCGTCGCCGAGCGCGGGTGGTCCACGGTCAGCGCGGCCGACGGCCCGGTCCTGCCCCCGCTCGACCCGGCCACCGCGCTCGACGAGCCCGGCATCACCGCCGTCGTCGAGGCCTTCGCCGACTCCGCCCGCCGCGCCGACGAGGCCGGCTACGACGTCGTCCAGATCCACGCCGCGCACGGATACCTGCTGCACCAGTTCCTGTCGCCGCTGACCAACACCCGCACCGACGGGTACGGCGGGGACGAGCGCGGCCGGACCCGCCTGGTGCACGAGGTCGTCGCCGCGGTCCGCAAGGTGTGGCCGGCACACAAGCCGCTCGGCATCCGGATCAGCGGCACCGACTGGGTCCCCGGCGGCTGGGACGTGGCGGCCTCCGCCCGCCTGGTCCGCGCGCTCGCCGACGAGCACGGCGTCTCCTGGGTCGACGTGTCCAGCGGCGGCCTCGGCCACGGCGCCACCATCCCGGTCGGCCCGGGCTACCAGGTGCCGCTGGCCGCCCACCTCACCGACGCGCTGACCGGCACGGACGTCGTCGTCAGCGCGGTCGGCCTGATCGACCACGCGACCCAGGCCGAGACGATCCTGGCCACCGGCCAGGCACACGCCGTCTCCGTCGGCCGCGCCGCGCTCCGCAACCCGCACTGGGCCACCCAGGCCGCCGCGGACCTGGGCGTCCCCGCGGCCGACCGCCCGTACGCCCCGCAGTACTGGCGCGCGGGCTGGTGA
- a CDS encoding alpha-galactosidase yields the protein MLDARDARPPAVVHWGADLGDLPAPALAAIADASVPAVPPSSIDVPLRLPLLPSFADGWSERPGLDGFFTDRSPVSFRDWSTDAGPGWTSITADGPLAVTTRLELSGEGVLRMRHTLVNRGASDFVLTALDLQLPVPDRAREVLDFSGLWAHERRPQRGELRQGAWMRESRHGRPGHDDAFLLAAGVPGFGFRSGEVWAAHLAWSGDKRVWAARSALGPAVLGAGELLGAGEVTLAPGAQYTTPWLVAVWSDRGLDGLSDRLHPWIRGRSELHRPRPVVLNTWEAVYFAQDLETLGALADAAGEVGVERFVLDDGWFTGRRDDRRALGDWFVDTEVWPAGLHPLITRVHDAGMDFGLWVEPEMVSPSSQLAAAHPDWVLGAESSPTWRFQRVLDLSHPDAYGYVLERLNALLTEYPIAFLKWDHNRDVLTPGVAHAQTTALYRLLRELRMAHPDVEIESCASGGGRVDLGILELVDRFWTSDTNDPLDRQSIQRWTSVLVPPEYLGGHLGDRAAHITGRTTDLAFRQVTALFGSAGIEWNLLRATPEERTTIGEWIALHKRLRELLHTGRVVRADTADPAQLVHGVVARDRRAAVVAYVTLDAPQAALPAPLRIPGLDPDRLYTVRPLLTGAVTQDAPPPWLASGAVTLPGRVLSEVGLAVPLLKPQQAALFEVSAA from the coding sequence GTGCTGGACGCTCGCGACGCACGACCGCCCGCCGTCGTCCACTGGGGTGCCGACCTCGGCGACCTCCCGGCCCCGGCGCTCGCCGCGATCGCCGACGCGTCGGTGCCCGCGGTGCCACCCAGCAGCATCGACGTGCCGTTGCGGCTGCCGCTGCTGCCGTCCTTCGCGGACGGCTGGAGCGAGCGCCCCGGGCTCGACGGGTTCTTCACCGACCGGTCACCGGTCTCGTTCCGCGACTGGTCCACCGACGCCGGTCCGGGCTGGACAAGCATCACCGCGGACGGCCCGCTGGCCGTCACCACCCGGCTGGAGCTGTCCGGGGAGGGTGTGCTGCGGATGCGGCACACCCTGGTCAACCGGGGCGCGTCGGACTTCGTGCTGACCGCGCTGGACCTGCAGCTGCCGGTGCCGGACCGGGCGCGGGAGGTGCTGGACTTCTCCGGGCTGTGGGCGCACGAGCGCCGGCCGCAGCGCGGCGAGCTGCGCCAGGGCGCGTGGATGCGCGAGTCCCGGCACGGCCGCCCCGGCCACGACGACGCGTTCCTGCTGGCCGCGGGCGTGCCCGGGTTCGGGTTCCGGAGCGGCGAGGTGTGGGCCGCGCACCTGGCGTGGAGCGGCGACAAGCGGGTCTGGGCGGCCCGGTCCGCGCTCGGCCCGGCCGTGCTCGGTGCCGGTGAGCTGCTCGGCGCGGGCGAGGTGACACTGGCGCCGGGCGCGCAGTACACCACGCCGTGGCTGGTCGCGGTCTGGTCGGACCGCGGGCTGGACGGGCTCTCCGACCGGCTGCACCCGTGGATCCGCGGCCGGTCCGAGCTGCACCGGCCGCGGCCGGTCGTGCTGAACACGTGGGAGGCGGTCTACTTCGCGCAGGACCTGGAGACGCTCGGCGCGCTCGCGGACGCGGCCGGCGAGGTCGGCGTGGAACGGTTCGTGCTGGACGACGGGTGGTTCACCGGGCGGCGCGACGACCGGCGCGCGCTCGGCGACTGGTTCGTCGACACCGAGGTCTGGCCCGCCGGACTGCACCCGCTGATCACGCGGGTGCACGACGCCGGCATGGACTTCGGCCTGTGGGTCGAGCCGGAGATGGTCAGCCCGTCCTCGCAGCTCGCCGCCGCGCATCCGGACTGGGTGCTCGGTGCGGAGTCCTCCCCGACCTGGCGGTTCCAGCGCGTGCTGGACCTCTCCCACCCCGACGCGTACGGGTACGTGCTGGAGCGGCTGAACGCGCTGCTCACCGAGTACCCGATCGCGTTCCTGAAGTGGGACCACAACCGGGACGTGCTCACCCCGGGCGTAGCGCACGCGCAGACCACCGCGCTCTACCGGTTGCTGCGCGAGCTGCGGATGGCGCACCCTGACGTGGAGATCGAGAGTTGCGCGTCCGGCGGCGGGCGCGTCGACCTGGGCATCCTGGAGCTGGTCGACCGGTTCTGGACCTCGGACACCAACGACCCGCTCGACCGGCAGAGCATCCAGCGGTGGACGTCGGTCCTGGTGCCGCCGGAGTATCTGGGCGGGCACCTCGGTGACCGGGCCGCGCACATCACCGGCCGCACCACGGATCTCGCGTTCCGGCAGGTCACCGCGCTGTTCGGCAGTGCCGGCATCGAGTGGAACCTGCTGCGGGCCACGCCCGAGGAGCGCACCACGATCGGGGAGTGGATCGCGCTGCACAAGCGGCTCCGCGAGCTGCTGCACACCGGCCGGGTGGTCCGCGCCGACACCGCCGACCCGGCCCAGCTGGTGCACGGCGTGGTCGCGCGGGACCGGCGCGCCGCGGTCGTCGCCTACGTGACGCTGGACGCGCCGCAGGCCGCGCTGCCCGCGCCGCTGCGGATCCCGGGCCTGGACCCGGACCGGCTCTACACGGTCCGCCCGCTGCTGACCGGCGCGGTCACCCAGGACGCGCCGCCGCCGTGGCTCGCGTCCGGCGCGGTGACGCTGCCCGGCCGGGTGCTGTCCGAGGTCGGGCTCGCGGTGCCGTTACTCAAGCCGCAGCAGGCCGCGCTGTTCGAGGTGTCGGCCGCCTGA
- a CDS encoding LacI family DNA-binding transcriptional regulator translates to MARTQPQKRATVHDVAAAAGVSRGTVSRVLNGGYVSAQSRAAIEAAIADVGYVPNTAARNLVRRRTQAVGFLTLEPHSLLLEDPNIGAIMLGANEELSVAEHQMVSLVVDSARDTERVARYLSGGFVDGAIVVSARTHDPITRVIAALRLPATFVGHPPDLARDTPWVGIDNAGSARALVTRLAAGGRRRIGMIAAALDRDSGADRLAGFRAALGDRFDPSLVAEVPLYDYASGVKGMRELLSREPAIDGVFAASDAVAAGALEALRDAGRSVPTEVGLVGFDDSSWALRAQPPLSTVHQPAREIGAVAADLVLRQIRGEHPDPVVLPSPIIWRTSA, encoded by the coding sequence GTGGCACGGACGCAACCGCAGAAGCGCGCCACGGTGCACGACGTGGCCGCCGCGGCCGGCGTCTCCCGCGGCACCGTGAGCCGGGTACTCAACGGCGGGTACGTCTCCGCCCAGTCCCGCGCCGCCATCGAGGCCGCGATCGCCGACGTCGGCTACGTGCCGAACACGGCCGCGCGCAACCTGGTCCGGCGCCGCACCCAGGCCGTCGGCTTCCTCACGCTCGAACCGCACTCGCTGCTGCTGGAGGACCCCAACATCGGCGCGATCATGCTCGGCGCGAACGAGGAGCTGTCCGTCGCCGAGCACCAGATGGTCAGCCTCGTCGTCGACTCCGCCCGGGACACCGAGCGCGTCGCCCGCTACCTCAGCGGCGGGTTCGTCGACGGCGCGATCGTGGTCTCCGCCCGCACCCACGACCCGATCACCCGGGTGATCGCCGCGCTCCGCCTGCCCGCCACGTTCGTCGGCCACCCACCCGACCTGGCCCGCGACACCCCGTGGGTCGGCATCGACAACGCCGGCTCCGCCCGCGCGCTGGTCACCCGCCTCGCGGCCGGCGGTCGGCGCCGGATCGGCATGATCGCGGCGGCGCTCGACCGCGACTCCGGCGCCGACCGCCTCGCCGGCTTCCGCGCCGCGCTCGGCGACCGCTTCGACCCGAGCCTGGTCGCGGAGGTGCCGCTCTACGACTACGCGTCCGGCGTCAAGGGCATGCGCGAGCTGCTGTCCCGCGAACCCGCGATCGACGGCGTGTTCGCCGCCTCCGACGCGGTCGCGGCCGGCGCGCTCGAGGCGCTGCGCGACGCCGGCCGGTCCGTACCCACGGAGGTCGGCCTGGTGGGCTTCGACGACAGCTCCTGGGCGCTGCGGGCACAGCCGCCCCTGTCCACGGTCCACCAGCCGGCCCGCGAGATCGGCGCGGTCGCGGCCGACCTCGTCCTCCGCCAGATCCGCGGCGAACACCCCGACCCGGTCGTCCTCCCGTCGCCGATCATCTGGCGCACCTCCGCCTGA
- a CDS encoding YkvA family protein, with protein sequence MEWWQTLAGVAAALLLAWLGLLVALLAAKPDGARLTEALRLLPDLLRLLRRLAADRDLPRGVRVRLGLLLAYLALPFDLIPDFVPVLGYADDVIIVVAVLRSVVRRAGPEAVRRHWPGTDDGFAALSRLTGLGR encoded by the coding sequence ATGGAGTGGTGGCAGACGCTGGCCGGTGTCGCCGCGGCACTGCTGCTGGCCTGGCTCGGCCTGCTGGTCGCGCTGCTGGCCGCCAAGCCGGACGGGGCCCGGCTCACGGAGGCGCTGCGGCTCCTGCCCGATCTGCTGCGGCTGCTGCGGCGCCTCGCCGCCGACCGGGACCTGCCGCGCGGGGTCCGGGTCCGGCTCGGGCTCCTGCTCGCCTACCTGGCCCTGCCCTTCGACCTGATTCCGGACTTCGTCCCGGTCCTCGGCTACGCCGACGACGTGATCATCGTGGTCGCGGTCCTGCGCTCCGTGGTCCGGCGGGCCGGCCCGGAGGCGGTCCGCCGGCACTGGCCGGGCACCGACGACGGTTTCGCCGCCCTCAGCCGCCTCACCGGGCTCGGCCGCTGA
- a CDS encoding VWA domain-containing protein encodes MDLPRSVRVTMISVLALAVAAAATTAVVRLVLPQFAPTYKTEFLIDASAAADPAGLAEITESLRTVVGNSGDRDSLALRSFGGECGADDNTTQLVDFGTGNRGAIAAAAAGVRGGGTATLQRGIVQAIEDFSRPFAQAAKQVNRIVVVTRQGADGCDPDTAYVQREISDRIEAAGLEIEFRMIGYQVEDGQQDQLARLAAGSGAPAPMFVDTSADLDAALDWFTNVEPVLRNAKAVVDVLNPTVGTVNEAVAATMDGRLDVAERRIDDARDAITAADLAFEDLDGRTGTEAATDLHRRARLLKDLQRDVVESAETLLADARDGEPLGPGHAAFATVADEYNAEADAMNTALAALRATAPKGTR; translated from the coding sequence ATGGACCTGCCGCGCAGCGTGCGGGTCACGATGATCTCGGTGCTCGCGCTCGCCGTGGCAGCCGCGGCCACGACCGCGGTGGTGCGGCTGGTGCTGCCGCAGTTCGCGCCGACCTACAAGACCGAGTTCCTGATCGACGCGTCCGCCGCGGCCGACCCGGCGGGGCTCGCGGAGATCACCGAGTCGCTGCGGACCGTGGTCGGCAACTCCGGTGACCGGGACTCGCTGGCGCTGCGCAGCTTCGGCGGGGAGTGCGGCGCGGACGACAACACCACGCAGCTGGTCGACTTCGGCACCGGCAACCGGGGCGCGATCGCGGCGGCGGCCGCGGGTGTCCGCGGTGGCGGGACCGCGACGCTGCAGCGCGGCATCGTGCAGGCGATCGAGGACTTCAGCCGACCGTTCGCGCAGGCCGCCAAGCAGGTCAACCGGATCGTCGTGGTGACCAGGCAGGGCGCGGACGGCTGCGACCCGGACACCGCCTACGTCCAGCGGGAGATCAGCGACCGGATCGAGGCGGCCGGGCTGGAGATCGAGTTCCGGATGATCGGCTATCAGGTCGAGGACGGGCAGCAGGACCAGTTGGCACGGCTCGCGGCCGGGTCCGGCGCGCCCGCGCCGATGTTCGTCGACACCTCCGCCGACCTGGACGCGGCACTGGACTGGTTCACGAACGTCGAGCCGGTGCTGCGCAACGCGAAGGCCGTGGTCGACGTGCTCAACCCGACCGTCGGCACCGTCAACGAGGCGGTCGCCGCCACCATGGACGGCCGGCTCGACGTGGCCGAACGGCGCATCGACGACGCCCGGGACGCGATCACGGCCGCGGACCTCGCGTTCGAGGACCTGGACGGCCGCACCGGCACCGAGGCGGCCACGGATCTCCACCGGCGTGCGCGACTGCTCAAGGATCTGCAGCGTGACGTGGTCGAGTCCGCGGAGACGCTGCTCGCGGACGCGCGTGACGGCGAGCCGCTCGGACCGGGGCACGCCGCGTTCGCCACGGTCGCGGACGAGTACAACGCCGAGGCCGACGCGATGAACACGGCGCTCGCCGCGCTGCGCGCCACCGCTCCGAAGGGGACCCGATGA
- a CDS encoding DICT sensory domain-containing protein encodes MPAARNAKLFTKSALVTLSHAMERAALAAAEDGPMLVVALFQRLPYFTRERRVYERIAERAAVTVVGLVGDQAAQLPAGTHLVTLDGDEPYAREWTVLVLTPRFGAVLEAHDREEVDGAATTLEAGRLFDGWWSLRRDDALHKALALQAAFADRLPPDARAALADVLSYVRDLPAGAGESRADALAGLLVAHAERTGTELAALRRQLAPADRSPLTGPDELRRWAGDASGTLPVALLGVRVPAPHRLPEQTGRRTGALRNEGLLAVLSRVLRDTDRLTRLTEDDFLLMLPARSMDDAVRIAHQLQADLAASAATNAFLPDGAFQLVMTTRRRPFPVDRIVAALDWAEQEGVPIAQLDDDGR; translated from the coding sequence ATGCCAGCCGCGCGAAACGCGAAACTCTTCACGAAGTCTGCCCTGGTGACCCTCTCGCACGCGATGGAACGGGCCGCGCTGGCCGCGGCCGAGGACGGCCCGATGCTCGTCGTGGCGTTGTTCCAGCGCCTGCCCTACTTCACCCGCGAACGGCGGGTCTACGAACGCATCGCGGAACGGGCCGCGGTGACCGTCGTCGGCCTGGTCGGTGACCAGGCCGCGCAGCTGCCGGCCGGCACGCACCTGGTCACGCTGGACGGCGACGAGCCGTACGCGCGGGAGTGGACGGTCCTGGTCCTGACGCCCCGGTTCGGCGCGGTGCTGGAGGCGCACGACCGCGAGGAGGTGGACGGCGCGGCCACGACGCTGGAGGCGGGCCGGCTCTTCGACGGGTGGTGGAGCCTGCGCCGCGACGACGCGCTGCACAAGGCGCTCGCGTTGCAGGCCGCGTTCGCCGACCGGCTGCCCCCGGACGCGCGCGCCGCCCTGGCCGACGTGCTGTCCTACGTGCGTGACCTGCCCGCGGGCGCCGGGGAGAGCCGGGCGGACGCGCTCGCCGGGCTGCTGGTCGCGCACGCGGAGCGGACCGGCACCGAGCTGGCCGCGCTGCGCCGGCAGCTCGCGCCGGCCGACCGGTCACCGCTGACCGGGCCGGACGAGCTGCGGCGCTGGGCCGGCGACGCGTCCGGCACGCTGCCGGTGGCGCTGCTGGGGGTGCGCGTGCCGGCCCCGCACCGGTTGCCGGAGCAGACCGGCCGGCGCACCGGCGCGCTGCGCAACGAGGGTCTGCTCGCGGTGCTGTCCCGGGTGCTGCGCGACACCGACCGGCTGACCCGCCTGACCGAGGACGACTTCCTGCTGATGCTGCCGGCCCGCTCGATGGACGACGCGGTGCGGATCGCGCACCAGCTGCAGGCGGACCTGGCCGCGTCCGCGGCGACCAACGCGTTCCTCCCGGACGGCGCCTTCCAGCTGGTCATGACGACCCGGCGCCGCCCGTTCCCGGTCGACCGCATCGTCGCGGCACTCGACTGGGCCGAACAGGAGGGCGTCCCGATCGCCCAGCTGGACGACGACGGCCGATGA
- a CDS encoding DUF4034 domain-containing protein translates to MLSRLFRRGPRPEPPIIDADPAMDDLGLRAARDRAHTTGDWTALRDVVAETGTDWERRTFRLRVLGEDASTAEGAWLDDWQEAAPDDPAAALIYAESLHRRAAKARGGASARNTTREQFAEFQALSAQAVSAARRALDLAGPDDPSPLILLLNGAFAGRTVDTPEFDAQATEARRRSPYHFELHLTLVSLYCEKWYGSHARMFEAARTVAEGAPAGANAVMLPYLAHFEYAMREFGWDRRDRTSLAAVATYFQRREIRDELDTWAAKWRAGAPHPPGRAMTCRHWLALAAFLGRRKDLARATFAEIGTHHGGTPAWGYFLPGAGSGFLAAWEWAHE, encoded by the coding sequence GTGCTGTCACGTCTGTTTCGCCGCGGCCCGCGCCCGGAACCGCCGATCATCGACGCCGACCCGGCCATGGACGATCTCGGGCTGCGGGCGGCCCGCGACCGGGCGCACACGACCGGTGACTGGACCGCGCTGCGCGACGTGGTCGCGGAGACCGGCACCGACTGGGAACGGCGCACGTTCCGGCTGCGGGTGCTCGGCGAGGACGCCTCGACCGCCGAGGGCGCCTGGCTCGACGACTGGCAGGAGGCCGCGCCGGACGACCCGGCCGCCGCGCTGATCTACGCGGAGTCGCTGCACCGCCGGGCCGCCAAGGCACGCGGCGGCGCGTCCGCGCGCAACACCACGCGCGAGCAGTTCGCCGAGTTCCAGGCGCTGTCCGCCCAGGCCGTCAGCGCCGCCCGCCGCGCGCTGGACCTGGCCGGCCCGGACGATCCCAGCCCGCTGATCCTCCTGCTCAACGGCGCGTTCGCGGGCCGCACCGTGGACACGCCCGAGTTCGACGCGCAGGCGACCGAGGCCCGCCGTCGCTCCCCGTACCACTTCGAGCTGCACCTGACGCTGGTCAGCCTGTACTGCGAGAAGTGGTACGGCTCGCACGCCCGGATGTTCGAGGCGGCCCGCACCGTGGCCGAGGGCGCCCCGGCCGGCGCGAACGCGGTCATGCTCCCGTACCTGGCGCACTTCGAGTACGCGATGCGCGAGTTCGGCTGGGACCGCCGCGACCGCACGTCCCTCGCCGCCGTCGCCACCTACTTCCAGCGCCGCGAGATCCGCGACGAACTCGACACCTGGGCCGCGAAGTGGCGCGCCGGCGCACCGCACCCGCCGGGCCGCGCCATGACCTGCCGCCACTGGCTCGCGCTCGCCGCCTTCCTCGGCCGCCGCAAGGACCTGGCCCGCGCCACCTTCGCCGAGATCGGCACCCACCACGGCGGCACCCCGGCCTGGGGCTACTTCCTCCCCGGCGCCGGCAGCGGCTTCCTGGCCGCCTGGGAGTGGGCACACGAGTAG